One Siniperca chuatsi isolate FFG_IHB_CAS linkage group LG8, ASM2008510v1, whole genome shotgun sequence DNA segment encodes these proteins:
- the LOC122880294 gene encoding zinc finger CCHC domain-containing protein 7-like has protein sequence MNYTKENADVEEGDKDDIFFIEDSSSSDGEGEIKFSHQKPHSSCKEAALLSRESSPPLLLAFNISPGRALHSRTSPTSSLDLQEEQGEEDSDQPIEEWMILGREEQVGDSSIQLNLSYWNSSEDDSGDEDQNVKPVKDTWAVSEKDKWGADQSLPSRYFVPGRSLICNVCNRTGHLAKSCYYHKKCPTCVLCGIQGHIQRDCTGRPCPTCGLPSHGFTPCERPPVWNQHCQRCGMTGHLSDACPDTWRQYHLTIRLEVPLRPWTVHTLKPKKCPAHCYNCSERGHYGYECTKRRMVSGTSPSLPYVCHYDTMEDILQRCTRMQRRAKELVSAGSLPLSDQQHLPERTGESGEENQPVQGRSRTKETCSRAGRRKTWPERRRERREVKRLRREAQARREGGLLGRSQGNFDDEVCPADPFRSLLHRESTPPPQMRRRDEAGGRRSRKSREAERWKKRGGIKHGDLYPHGDVDIGSENLLSPKQRVRHRRR, from the exons ATGAACTATACTAAGGAAAATGCAGATGTTGAGGAAGGCGACAAAGACGATATCTTCTTTATTGAGGACTCCAGTAGTTCAGACGGCGAAGGAGAGATCAAGTTCAGTCACCAGAAACCTCACAGCAGCTGCAAAGAAGCTGCACTGCTCAGCAGGGAAAGCTCTCCTCCGCTCCTCCTGGCATTCAACATCAGCCCTGGGCGGGCGCTGCACAGCAGGACGAGTCCTACTTCCAGTTTGGACTtacaggaggagcagggggaggaggaCAGTGACCAGCCCATCGAGGAGTGGATGATCCTGGGAAGAGAGGAGCAGGTGGGAGACTCAAGCATCCAGCTCAACCTGAGCTACTGGAACAGCTCTGAGGATGATTCTGGAGATGAAG ATCAGAATGTGAAACCAGTTAAGGATACCTGGGCTGTATCAGAGAAAGATAAG TGGGGTGCTGATCAGTCTCTGCCCAGCCGCTATTTTGTGCCTGGTCGTTCTCTGATCTGTAACGTCTGCAACAGGACGGGACACCTTGCCAAAAGCTGCTACTACCACAAG AAATGTCCCACCTGTGTACTCTGTGGGATCCAGGGCCACATCCAGAGGGACTGTACGGGTCGCCCCTGCCCCACCTGTGGCCTGCCTTCGCATGGCTTCACGCCCTGTGAAAGGCCCCCGGTGTGGAACCAACACTGCCAGCGCTGTGGGATGACAGGGCACCTCTCTGAT GCCTGCCCTGATACATGGAGACAATACCACTTGACA ATCCGGTTAGAGGTTCCCCTCAGGCCATGGACAGTCCACACCCTAAAACCTAAGAAATGCCCAGCTCATTGTTACAACTGCTCTGAGAGGGGACATTATGGTTAT GAGTGCACTAAGAGGAGGATGGTCAGTGGAACTTCTCCTTCACTGCCCTATGTTTGCCACTATGACACCATGGAGGACATCCTCCAACGTTGTACCAGGATGCAGAGAAGAGCCAAAG AGCTTGTGAGTGCCGGATCACTGCCTCTCTCCGACCAGCAGCATTTGCCTGAACGAACAGGGGAGAGCGGTGAGGAGAATCAGCCAGTCCAGGGGAGGAGCAGGACAAAGGAGACATGTAGCCGAGCTGGCAGGAGGAAGACGTGGCCAGAGAGGCGCAGAGAGAGACGGGAGGTGAAGAGGCTGAGGAGAGAGGCTCAAGCCAGACGAGAGGGAGGACTACTGGGGAGATCCCAGGGGAATTTTGATGATGAAGTTTGCCCTGCTGACCCCTTCAGGTCCCTGCTCCACAGAGAGTCCACACCCCCTCCgcagatgaggaggagggatgaGGCGGGTGGCAGAAGGAGCAGGaagagcagagaggcagagaggtggaagaagagaggagggataAAACATGGGGATTTATATCCCCATGGTGACGTAGACATTGGTAGTGAAAACCTTCTTTCCCCAAAACAAAGAGTACGCCACAGAAGAAgataa